The following DNA comes from Patescibacteria group bacterium.
GTAGAGAAAATATTGAATCATATTGTAAGCTTAAAGCTTAAAATTTAGATTGCCAAACTCGAGAAAATCTTATACAATATCAATAACGAGTTAAACTAAGTATAGTAAAACTTTACTATAATGTCAAAAGAATTGCCTCCAATCGCCAAGAATATGAAGAAATACCGCGGAAAGCTCGGGGTCTCGCAGGACAAGTTGTCCAAACTCGCCGGTATTACCTTGCACACGATCACGAAAATAGAATCCGGCGCCACTTCTGATCCGAGAATCGAAACCGTCAAAAAAATCGCGGACGCTTTGGGCGTTTCGCTCGATGATTTAATGAAATAAACATTATGAAATTTTCTAAGGATTTTACGAATAAAATAATCTGTGGAGATGCGGTAAAAATAATGAAGCAGATACCGGACGGCTCTGTTGATTTAGTTGTTACTTCGCCGCCTTATAATATTAAAAACTCTACTGGTAATGGTTTGAAAGAGGGAAATGGTAATAGTGGTAAATGGGCAAATGCCGCCCTGAAAAATGGATATTCTCATCACGATGATTGTATGCCACACGAAAAATATGTGAAATGGCAAAGGGGTTGCTTAGCTGAAATGTTGAGGATAATTCCTGACACTGGTGCGATTTTTTATAATCACAAATGGCGTGTTCAAGCCGGACTTTTGCAAGATAGACAGGATATTGTTAGTGGTTTTCCGGTTAGGCAAATTATTATCTGGAAAAGGAAAGGTGGATTTAATTTTAATCCGGGTTATTTTTTGCCGACTTATGAAGTTATTTATCTGATTGCAAAGTCAAAGTTTAAACTTGCTCCAAAAGCCAATAGTCATGGCGATGTTTGGGAATTTACTCAAGAAATGAAAAATGAGCATCCTGCGGCCTTTCCAGTTAAATTGATAGATAGAATTGTTGTGTCAACCGATGCAAAAATTATTCTTGATCCTTTTATAGGTTCAGGAACAACCGCGCTTTCTGCAATTAATTTCAAACGAAAATATATTGGGATTGATATTTCGCCCGAATATTGCCAAATGGCAAAAAAAAGAATTAAAAACCATTTGTCGCAAGCTAAACTTCTATAGATTATGACAAAACCAATAATATATACCAAACAAGCATTGATTGATAAGCTAAAAAATATTTCTGCTTCTGGCTGGATTCTTAATGCCCGTAAAGGTAATCACGGCGGAATTGGTAATACCTTAGAAGATCTACTCGGTATTGAAGAAAATAATCTGCCCATTCCCAATGCGGCAGAATGGGAACTAAAAGCACAGCGGCTTAATTCTTCATCTTTAACAACCTTATTTCATATCGAGCCTTCGCCTCGTGCAATTCGTTTTGTGCCGCAAATTCTATTACCAAAATACGGCTGGCCACATGAAAAGGCAGGGAAGTTGTATCCGGAAAATGAAATGAGTTTTCGACAAACCATACACGGCTTATCGAGAAGCGACCGCGGATTCAAGGTTGTAATTGACAGGAAAGAAAGAAAAGTATTGATTTCCTTTGACGCAAAAGCAGTTGATAAAAGACATGCAAAATGGCTTGAATCGGTAAAAAAGAAAATAGGATTGAACGAGTTAAACCCACAGCCCTATTGGGGGTTTGATGATCTCGAACATAAAGCCGGAACAAAACTTTTAAATTGTTTCTATGTTCAAGCGGAGGTTAAAAAAGAAAAAGGGAAAGAGTTTTATAAATACACGAAAGTAATGATGTTGCAGGGATTTAATTTCGAGGGATTTTTGAAAGCAATCGAAGAAGCTAAAATTCTGGTGGATTTTGACGCCCGAACCGGACACAATCATGGGACAAAATTTAGAATGAGGCAGGATTCTCTGCCTTTGTTGTATGAAAAGACAACCGTAATTATTTAATGGTTTTAGAGCTTAAAGAGGATGCTTAATATAAATTAAACTTTATGAAACTAATTAAATTTCGCATACAAAACTATAAATCAATCAAAGACAGTGATTATTGCTGGCTTGCTTCTGATTTAACAACGCTTGCAGGGAAAAACGAATCAGGCAAAAGCGCGGTTCTTGAATCCTTGAGAGATTTTGACACCAATATTAAAACTATACCGGACACCGCGCTCCCTCTTGATGATAGCGGTGAACCCCTAATCGAATTAAGTTTTGAAGTTGATAAAGCAACTCTTGGAGAAATTGCCAAAGAAAAAAATATTTTGTTGAATAAAGAATTTTATAGCCTTATCAACAAAGAAGGATTAACGATTCTGAAACAGAAAAATGGTTCCTATGAGCTCGCTAGTCAGATTATCGACTTATTGGATAGTCAAATGCAAGAAATAAATCAGCAATGCTTTAAAAAGATAAATCAATTTATTGGGAAATTAAAGAATATCGAACAATTAACGGGTCTTACTGATCCACAAATCAGTGAAGATAATATAGGAGTCTCACAGCAAGCAATAAATAGTTTTATAACACAGGCAAAACCTCTTATCGTCTCAATTCCCGATGAGGTAAAAAAACAACAGGCTACAGAAAATATTTCTACTCTTGCCATAGAGACAAATAACTTACAAAAAGAAAACACCGCCAATAAGCTTTTAGAAGAAATAAAACAATATATTCCTAATTTTATTTTTTTCAGCGATTTTAAAGATATCTTACCTTTTGAATTGCCTTTGACGGAAGCAAAACAAAATAAAGCAATTCAAGATTTTGCGAAAGTTGCAAAGTTGAATTTAGACAAAGTTATCCAAACAACGGATACGCAACGCAGGCGAAATATTTTAAGCAAACATTCTGCAGCAATAAGTGGTGATTTTATGGGTTATTGGGGTCAAAATAAACTTGATTTAGTTGCGGAAGCAGATGGCCTTAAATTGCGTCTTGGCGTTAAAGAATCAGAAAAAACAATTTTATTTAAACCAGAGCAAAGGAGTAAAGGTTTTCAATGGTTTTTATCATTCTTTTTGCGTCTAAATGCCGAAAAAGATGATATAAACATAATTTTGATTGATGAGCCGGGATTATATTTGCACGCAAAGGCCCAAAAAGATGTTTTAAAAGTTTTAGAGGAAGTATCGAAAAATTCGCAGGTTATTTTTAGTACACATTCGCCTTATTTAATTGATCCCGAAAGATTAGATCGTGTGCGTCTTCTTCTTAACGATGGAAACGGAACAAAGATAGAAAACAAAATCCACAAAGGAGCGGATAAAGAAACACTAACGCCCATCATTACTGCTATTGGCTTGGATTTAACACAGGAATTTTCGATTGCAGGAAAGAAAAGTGTCGTGCTTGAAGGAATTTCAGATTATTATTATTTTCAGGCTATGAAAGATTTTTTGCCGGCAACGATAAAAGGACTTGATGCAAATCTTATTCCTTGCTGCGGAGCGCAGAAAGTTCCTCAAATTATTTCACTTTTGATTGGCTGGGGATTAGATTTTGTCTCGGTTTTAGATAATGATACAGAAGGAAAAAGAACAGCGAAAGAATTAAAAGAAAAATTATTGATTGATGAGGCAAAGATTATTTCCATTTCAGAACAGGATAACTTTTCTATCGAGGACTTGTTTACGTATGATGATTTTAATTCTTTTGTTCTTAATAGCACCAAAAACACTAATCAAGGTATATTTAACTCCAAATTTTTAAAGAATCAAAACATTGATAAGGTTCTATTAGCAAAAAAGTTTTTAGATCAGGTAAAGAAGGATAAATCAAAAATTAAATTATCCAAAAACACGATTAATAATTTCAAAATGATTTTTGAAAAAATCGGGGAATATTTTAATCACGCGAACTAAAAATTTTATATGGATAAAAAAATAATTAGAGAAAAATTAAGCTTGTTCAGGGGAATTATTATTTCAGACACAACCGTAATAGAGAGGGCGCTTGGCTGGAGATTGAGAACATATTTTTTTCCAAAAACCAGTCAACAAGCCTCAGATTTTCTTTATTATATTATAGAAACATCTCATTTTAATTTTGAAAAAAAGATTTCGCTTTATGAGCAAATTCCGTATTTTAAAAAATTGAGTCAATATTCAAAAGTAAAAGATTCTTTAAGGTTTGTTCAACAGTTAAGAAACGCTCTAGCCCATTGGGATTTAGATGAGAAAATGAGTGGCGAAAACGAAGTTGTTATTTACAATCCAGCTAATTTCAAAGGGTGGACGAGAGCTCAAAGAGTTAAACTGAATGATCAAACGATGAGAAAATTTCAAGAACATGAAAAAATTTTATTAAAAGCATTTGGTTGGGAGCAAACCTTGAAAGAAAAATATAAAATTTAAACCCAAAATAGTAATTTTACTACTTCACACTTGTATAGAACTGTGCAACTTTGCCCTCTATTGCGGGGGCTTTTTGTTTATCTAAAACACAAAGATATAATTATAGTATATGGTAAAAAATAAAAGTGAATGAAAAAAATTATCTCCTTCAATTAAAAACCATTGGCTCAAACACTGGATAAAATCGCCCTTGCCCCTGATTTAACAGGCAAAAAAATCGCGGCGATGAAAATCGCCGGCTCGAACCTGTTTTTAAAAAATAGAAAAATTGAATTTACCGCGCAAATACAATGGGCTGCGCTGTGCGCAGCCCGCGAAAAAATCGGCAAAATGGACGAAAGTTTAATCAGGGTGTGGTTATTCAACCAAGTTCGAATACAGTTTATCAGAATTTCTTGATTTTGACCAGAGAAAATTACTTATTTGCCTAGTCGTTAGGGTAGTCGTTCCGGAACGACTACCCCCGTTTTCAAAATCCCCGCATGAATAAAAGTTATCTCGCTTCAATC
Coding sequences within:
- a CDS encoding MvaI/BcnI family restriction endonuclease, with translation MTKPIIYTKQALIDKLKNISASGWILNARKGNHGGIGNTLEDLLGIEENNLPIPNAAEWELKAQRLNSSSLTTLFHIEPSPRAIRFVPQILLPKYGWPHEKAGKLYPENEMSFRQTIHGLSRSDRGFKVVIDRKERKVLISFDAKAVDKRHAKWLESVKKKIGLNELNPQPYWGFDDLEHKAGTKLLNCFYVQAEVKKEKGKEFYKYTKVMMLQGFNFEGFLKAIEEAKILVDFDARTGHNHGTKFRMRQDSLPLLYEKTTVII
- a CDS encoding site-specific DNA-methyltransferase, translating into MKFSKDFTNKIICGDAVKIMKQIPDGSVDLVVTSPPYNIKNSTGNGLKEGNGNSGKWANAALKNGYSHHDDCMPHEKYVKWQRGCLAEMLRIIPDTGAIFYNHKWRVQAGLLQDRQDIVSGFPVRQIIIWKRKGGFNFNPGYFLPTYEVIYLIAKSKFKLAPKANSHGDVWEFTQEMKNEHPAAFPVKLIDRIVVSTDAKIILDPFIGSGTTALSAINFKRKYIGIDISPEYCQMAKKRIKNHLSQAKLL
- a CDS encoding helix-turn-helix transcriptional regulator, whose translation is MSKELPPIAKNMKKYRGKLGVSQDKLSKLAGITLHTITKIESGATSDPRIETVKKIADALGVSLDDLMK
- a CDS encoding AAA family ATPase; its protein translation is MKLIKFRIQNYKSIKDSDYCWLASDLTTLAGKNESGKSAVLESLRDFDTNIKTIPDTALPLDDSGEPLIELSFEVDKATLGEIAKEKNILLNKEFYSLINKEGLTILKQKNGSYELASQIIDLLDSQMQEINQQCFKKINQFIGKLKNIEQLTGLTDPQISEDNIGVSQQAINSFITQAKPLIVSIPDEVKKQQATENISTLAIETNNLQKENTANKLLEEIKQYIPNFIFFSDFKDILPFELPLTEAKQNKAIQDFAKVAKLNLDKVIQTTDTQRRRNILSKHSAAISGDFMGYWGQNKLDLVAEADGLKLRLGVKESEKTILFKPEQRSKGFQWFLSFFLRLNAEKDDINIILIDEPGLYLHAKAQKDVLKVLEEVSKNSQVIFSTHSPYLIDPERLDRVRLLLNDGNGTKIENKIHKGADKETLTPIITAIGLDLTQEFSIAGKKSVVLEGISDYYYFQAMKDFLPATIKGLDANLIPCCGAQKVPQIISLLIGWGLDFVSVLDNDTEGKRTAKELKEKLLIDEAKIISISEQDNFSIEDLFTYDDFNSFVLNSTKNTNQGIFNSKFLKNQNIDKVLLAKKFLDQVKKDKSKIKLSKNTINNFKMIFEKIGEYFNHAN